A window of the Gossypium hirsutum isolate 1008001.06 chromosome A03, Gossypium_hirsutum_v2.1, whole genome shotgun sequence genome harbors these coding sequences:
- the LOC107940829 gene encoding amino acid transporter AVT3B, which yields MVFEKKPVASSSSQNLKSPLPREDTPLIGKGKPLSSKSKTFANVFIAIVGAGVLGLPYAFKRTGWVMGLLMLFSVAGLTTYCMMLLVHTRRKLESFDNGFAKVNSFGDLGFAVCGHFGRFVVDVLIILSQAGFCVGYLIFIGNTLANLFNGEVSMVSGLSLGISGLSAKSWYIWGCFPFQLAVNSIPTLTHLAPLSIFADIVDLGAMGAVFVEDVSLIMKQSNEIIAFGGLSVFFYGIGVAVYAFEGVGMVFPIESEMKESRHFGKILALSMGLISLMYGAFGALGYFAFGPDTKDIITANLGAGWISAMVQLGLCVNLFISFPLMMNPVYEIVERRFGGGRYCLWLRWLLVLIISLVALFVPNFADFLSLIGSSVCCGLGFVLPALFHLLVFKEELGWKGWTVDVGIVTLGLVLGVSGTWSALVEMFSVKV from the exons ATGGTGTTTGAAAAGAAACCTGTCGCCTCTTCATCTTCACAAAACTTGAAGTCTCCTTTACCCAGAGAAGACACGCCTCTTATCGGTAAGGGAAAGCCGTTATCATCGAAATCTAAGACCTTTGCCAATGTTTTTATAGCTATAGTTGGCGCTGGGGTTCTGGGTTTGCCTTACGCCTTCAAGAGGACTGGATGGGTCATGGGTTTGCTCATGCTTTTCTCGGTCGCCGGCTTGACCACCTACTGTATGATGCTTTTGGTTCACACCCGCCGGAAACTCGAGTCTTTTGACAACGGTTTCGCCAAAGTTAATTCTTTTGGCGATCTGGGTTTCGCTGTTTGTGGTCACTTTGGCAG GTTTGTTGTGGATGTACTTATTATTCTCTCTCAAGCTGGATTCTGTGTTGGATATCTTATATTCATCGGCAACACTCTAGCCAATCTTTTCAATGGTGAAGTATCAATGGTTTCAGGCTTAAGTTTGGGGATTTCGGGTTTGTCAGCGAAGAGTTGGTATATTTGGGGATGTTTTCCATTTCAATTGGCGGTGAATTCAATTCCAACATTAACCCATTTAGCTCCATTGAGTATTTTTGCTGATATTGTGGATCTGGGGGCGATGGGAGCGGTGTTTGTTGAGGATGTGTCACTTATCATGAAGCAAAGCAACGAGATTATCGCTTTTGGGGGTCTCTCCGTGTTCTTCTACGGTATTGGCGTTGCTGTTTATGCGTTTGAAGGTGTTGGTATGGTTTTTCCAATTGAATCTGAGATGAAGGAATCCAGGCACTTTGGCAAAATATTGGCACTGAGCATGGGATTGATTTCTTTAATGTATGGAGCATTTGGTGCACTTGGTTACTTTGCATTTGGTCCAGATACCAAAGACATCATTACTGCGAATCTTGGTGCCGGCTGGATCAGCGCTATGGTTCAGCTAGGTCTTTGCGTTAACTTATTTATTTCTTTCCCGTTGATGATGAATCCCGTTTATGAGATTGTAGAGAGGCGATTTGGAGGAGGGAGGTACTGTTTGTGGCTGAGATGGCTGCTGGTTTTGATTATAAGCTTGGTGGCTTTGTTCGTTCCAAATTTTGCAGATTTCTTGTCGTTGATCGGAAGCAGTGTGTGCTGTGGTTTGGGGTTTGTATTGCCTGCTTTATTCCATTTGTTGGTGTTCAAGGAAGAGTTGGGGTGGAAAGGATGGACTGTGGATGTCGGAATTGTGACCTTGGGCCTTGTTCTTGGAGTTTCAGGAACATGGTCTGCTCTTGTGGAGATGTTCTCCGTAAAGGTGTAG
- the LOC107940830 gene encoding protein EXORDIUM-like 5, whose translation MCLCPHFCICSYLQPISLLFIPPSNSTTTVTDQEMPLHHFIFSFLTLAFCATSSVAAAAASKEQTLNTQDAEFFNPKLPPRTLSSSKRFEGSSNLVDLRYHMGPVLSSSPINIYLIWYGRWSLSQKLLIKDFITSISPSATPSPSPSVSEWWKTVSLYTDQTGANVSRTLVVAKEHSDTRYSHGYHLTRLSVQQVIATAVKAAPFPVDHRNGIYLILTSHDVTVQDFCRAVCGFHYFTFPSMVGYTMPYAWIGNSGKQCPEVCAYPFAVPGYMGGGGPGALLPPNGDVGLDGMISVIAHELAELTTNPLVNAWYAGEDPTAPTEIGDLCEGLYGTGGGGGYIGQVIRDRKGRTYNMNGNKGRKFLVQWIWSPALKACAGPNALD comes from the coding sequence ATGTGCTTGTGCCCACACTTTTGCATTTGCAGCTATCTCCAGCCCATTTCCCTCCTATTTATACCCCCCTCTAATTCCACCACCACCGTCACCGATCAAGAAATGCCTCTACATCATTTCATATTTTCCTTCCTAACACTCGCATTCTGCGCCACTTCTTCAGTGGCCGCCGCCGCCGCTTCAAAGGAGCAAACTTTAAACACCCAAGATGCTGAATTCTTTAACCCAAAGCTTCCCCCACGAACCCTTTCATCCTCCAAAAGGTTCGAAGGCTCGTCGAATCTTGTCGACCTTCGTTACCATATGGGTCCGGTCCTTTCTTCTTCGCCGATAAACATTTACCTCATTTGGTACGGTCGTTGGTCCCTTTCCCAAAAACTTCTCATCAAAGACTTTATTACCTCTATATCCCCTTCCGCCACTCCTTCGCCGTCCCCTTCCGTTTCCGAGTGGTGGAAAACCGTTTCTCTTTACACCGACCAGACCGGAGCCAACGTTTCCCGGACTCTCGTTGTAGCTAAAGAACACTCCGATACGCGTTACTCCCATGGGTATCACCTCACGCGCCTTTCTGTTCAACAAGTCATCGCCACTGCCGTCAAAGCTGCCCCGTTCCCCGTCGACCACCGCAACGGAATCTACTTAATCCTCACCTCCCACGACGTTACCGTTCAAGACTTCTGTCGTGCAGTTTGCGGGTTCCATTACTTCACGTTCCCATCCATGGTGGGTTACACTATGCCCTACGCTTGGATCGGGAACTCCGGGAAACAATGCCCCGAGGTTTGCGCTTACCCTTTCGCCGTCCCTGGCTACATGGGCGGCGGTGGTCCGGGGGCGTTGCTACCGCCGAACGGAGACGTCGGATTGGACGGGATGATCAGTGTGATAGCCCACGAGCTGGCCGAACTGACGACGAATCCGCTGGTGAACGCGTGGTATGCAGGGGAGGACCCCACTGCACCGACTGAGATAGGGGATCTATGTGAAGGGTTGTACGGTACCGGCGGCGGTGGAGGGTATATCGGTCAAGTAATTAGAGATAGGAAAGGGAGGACATATAACATGAATGGCAATAAAGGAAGGAAATTTCTGGTGCAGTGGATATGGAGCCCTGCATTGAAAGCTTGTGCTGGTCCAAATGCTTTggactaa